The genomic region TCCTCTTCCTAATTGGCGGATTGGGAATTACCATCGGAGTTTACAAAATAGCTAACGCCATGACAAGGCCAGGACTCAAGGTAGGAGCGCTACTCTCCCTCATAGGTTTGATATCATTTCTTCTTCTTCCAGAGCTTGGGTTTCTCCTCATGGGAGGCCAATTTCTAATTTATCTGGAGTCAAGGAGTTTAATTCACGGGAATAGGAGAAGCTCTGGATAACTCACTCGAATCTTACCGCAAGCATGCTAACTCCTCCCCAAGGGACGTCGTATCCAAGTATCTCAGCCTTTCTCGGCTTCACGAAACCTAGCACGGTGTATAGGGGATTGAGTAGTCCCTCGGGCTGTGCCTCCACCCACATTTTCGTCTTTGGCAACTCCATTATCTCGTCGAACTTTCCTTCCTTTAGCAGGCCCATTAAAACCTGGTCGAATCTTGATTGTTTAGGTTTAATCCCCAGATATAAGCCATCAAGCCGGTGTGTAGGTGATCCGGTTCCCAAGATTAGGACTCTCCTCCCTGAGGATGCTTGAGCTATTACCTCTCCCAACTTATAGTGTTCCTGAGGTGTTCCGTCTGTGATTGAGATACTCACAACCCTCAGGCCGGGAAACATGTAGCTCAGGGGTATCCACGCTCCGTGATCCAGTCCCCAGGACGAATCTTCCTCAACCTCAAGTCCAGCTTTCTTTCCCGCACTGACTATTTGCCTTGCTAACTCCACGTCATTATCTGCTGAGTAACAGAACTTGTAAAGTTCGTCTGGAAATCCGTAATAATCCTGGATACATTCAAGCTTCTCCTGAACCTCAACCAGATGTTTTCCACTCCACGATATAAAGTGAGGGCTAATCACGACCACCGTCTCGGGGTTCACCTCACTCCTAATCTTCTCCCCCACTTCCCTCATCAACTTCTTCCAAGGTATGTCCTCCACTAGAATGGTTGGAGATCCATGGGATACGAAAAGGCCTATCATGGGATCACTTTATTAGGTAAACTAGATTTCTTTACTTATAATTCTTTCTGCCAATTCTTGGTAAGAAGATGTTAAATAGCGATAAAACTAATTAATTTTACCATGAAAGTAGTTTTCCTCGTAATGTCAGGAGACGAAAAATTAGGGCTAGCTCTAAGGATGGCGTACAATTCAATCAAGAACAAGAGGTATGACGATCTGAAGTTACTCTTTTTCGGACCAAGTCAGAAGGCACTCACAACCTTGCAGGGAGACCTAAGAAACATGTTTGAGGAGATGCTAAAGAACGGAAGTGTTGATTCCGCCTGTGTGGGCGTAGCGGAGAACATGGGAATAAAGGACACTCTTATGCAGATGGGAGTGAGGCTAACGCCCATGGGTGAGACTCTTTCCAAGTACGTGAATCAAGGCTACGAAGTCATCACATTCTAAAATATCGCAAGGAACCCAAACACGAGAACAAACGCGAGGCTGGCCCAATAGAGGAGAGATTGCAGTCTCGTGTTTTTTAGATCTCCCATAACCTTCTCATCCGAGGATATTAGGCCCTGAATTACCCCAGGACCCACTAGGGCAAGAACAAGAAATACGAGAAGGTTCAACACCGCATTTGCGAGCTCCTGGGTTGGAACTAGGGATATGGCCAGTGCAGCTGGAACGCTTTCCAGTATATAGACAATGAAGGTCTTCTCTCTTCCTACGCCTAGAGCTTCCACAACCCCCCAAGCACTTCCTAAGGATATTACCACTAAGGCCAGGAAGGCTGCTGCAACTAGTCCTACCCCAAAGAAGATGGGCGAGAGCGGACCAGCAAAGGAGCTCAGGGCTTTGGAGATGGACTGGGGAGAGAGAAAGTTCGTGCTGGGGTCTGCCCCAGCCATGCTCATTTCCACCAGAACCATGAGGAGCTCTGTGGCCAATGCCCCCACCGCAGTTTCCATTCTTATCCTGTTAATAGCAACTCGCTTGGGCACAAATCTTCTAGTGGAGTACTTGATGGCCGTGGCCGAGGCTTGGAAAAATAGCATGAAGGGCATTACCACGGCCCCCACGTTAGCTGCCAAGAGGAACACGAAGCTTGGTGAAAGGGAGAAATAGAACAGGGGGTAAGGTTTTATTCCGCTCTCCACCAGGACGAGGGCAAAACCCACAAAGAGAATAGGAGATATGAAGAGGAGTACCCTCTCTGCCTGCTCGTACTTTCTCCCCAGCATCAGGAGCAAGTGAGCAGTGAAAATTATGGGAACCGATACGATGACGGGTATCCCAAAGACTGCAAGACCAACCGCAGCTCCTGCATATTCCACGGCATACGTGAGAACGTCAGTGAGTGCCATGGGTAATGCCATTGCCAGGGAAACCTTCCTGGAGTATCTCTCCCTGATTATCTCCCCCAGCCCCTTTCCTGTGGCTATCCCGATCCTCCCAGAAACCTCCTGAATGAAGTAGAGCGGGATGGTGAGTAGGAGTAGAAACCAGACCAGAGAGTACTTCAGCACTGCACCAGTCTCTGCGGCCCCAATAGTGCTAGACGCATCCATGTCCGCCATCATAACGAGCCAGGCGGGTCCGAACAACACTAGCAGATTTGTCAATTTACGAGTCGGCGTATTCCATTTACGATTCATCGTAAAGAATAGTAACTTTGTTGAATAAAAACTTTAGCCCTAAAGACTTAGGTAGAAGGGAATCACGACCTGGATAGGTAGAGGTAGTCCTCCTCTCTCAGGTCCCATTCTAGAACCTTAGCGAGCTCATCCACATGGGCCTTAGTGGATGCCTTTGGAATGGGTATAGCTCTTCTGGCAACGTAGTTCAGACCCACTTGAATGGGGGTAACCCCGTACCTTTTCGCAACCTCCTCTAGCTTAGGCTCCCTAGAGATCTCTCCCCTACCCAAGGGGGAATAGGCTATAACCTTAATGTTGTTTTTCTCCAGGAAAGGAATAAGTTGGTTCTCTGGATCCCTATGTATGTAGCTGTACTCTATTTCGTTCGCCTCAATCTGATACTTGGCTGTTACCTCCATAGCTTCCTGTACAAGGGCAACGTCAAAGTTGCTGACTCCGATACACCTCACAACCCCCTCATCAACCAGCTTCTCCATGGCCCTTATGGTCTCCCTGAGCGGGACGCTCGGAGATGGCCAATGAATCAGGTAAACATCGATGGATTTTAGGCCAAGCCTTCTAAGA from Metallosphaera sedula DSM 5348 harbors:
- a CDS encoding dioxygenase family protein, which codes for MIGLFVSHGSPTILVEDIPWKKLMREVGEKIRSEVNPETVVVISPHFISWSGKHLVEVQEKLECIQDYYGFPDELYKFCYSADNDVELARQIVSAGKKAGLEVEEDSSWGLDHGAWIPLSYMFPGLRVVSISITDGTPQEHYKLGEVIAQASSGRRVLILGTGSPTHRLDGLYLGIKPKQSRFDQVLMGLLKEGKFDEIMELPKTKMWVEAQPEGLLNPLYTVLGFVKPRKAEILGYDVPWGGVSMLAVRFE
- a CDS encoding aldo/keto reductase, producing MNLCDKKVSKIGFGTWKIGGGYWSADRTRDPQWIELIRYVYEKGINLFDTAEMYGGGHTEELVGQALRNYDQEDFTIVTKVWNNHLSHDDVIKSAKASLRRLGLKSIDVYLIHWPSPSVPLRETIRAMEKLVDEGVVRCIGVSNFDVALVQEAMEVTAKYQIEANEIEYSYIHRDPENQLIPFLEKNNIKVIAYSPLGRGEISREPKLEEVAKRYGVTPIQVGLNYVARRAIPIPKASTKAHVDELAKVLEWDLREEDYLYLSRS
- a CDS encoding NRAMP family divalent metal transporter, whose amino-acid sequence is MNRKWNTPTRKLTNLLVLFGPAWLVMMADMDASSTIGAAETGAVLKYSLVWFLLLLTIPLYFIQEVSGRIGIATGKGLGEIIRERYSRKVSLAMALPMALTDVLTYAVEYAGAAVGLAVFGIPVIVSVPIIFTAHLLLMLGRKYEQAERVLLFISPILFVGFALVLVESGIKPYPLFYFSLSPSFVFLLAANVGAVVMPFMLFFQASATAIKYSTRRFVPKRVAINRIRMETAVGALATELLMVLVEMSMAGADPSTNFLSPQSISKALSSFAGPLSPIFFGVGLVAAAFLALVVISLGSAWGVVEALGVGREKTFIVYILESVPAALAISLVPTQELANAVLNLLVFLVLALVGPGVIQGLISSDEKVMGDLKNTRLQSLLYWASLAFVLVFGFLAIF
- a CDS encoding DsrE family protein, encoding MKVVFLVMSGDEKLGLALRMAYNSIKNKRYDDLKLLFFGPSQKALTTLQGDLRNMFEEMLKNGSVDSACVGVAENMGIKDTLMQMGVRLTPMGETLSKYVNQGYEVITF